The DNA window TAAGTGTAatctttattaattattaattaattaattattgttCTGTGTATGAAAAACTAGACATAAAATTACTTCACAACAGGGTTCATCATTGTTGTTTTGTCAAATCACACATATATAATATTATCTATAGAAATAGAAGCTGTGAATTATATGATTTTTACAGGTTTACATTTGTGAATCAGCCCAGAATAAATTTATCAAACCTTTTTTTGGCCTTAAACACACAAGTAAGActacatacaaacaaatatagtcatacatgaataaataaaatcacaaaattTTAAGCGagacaacattaataaaaatcAGAATTAGGTCAAATTCGGCAATAAAATACGATAACGATAAATCAAtgtaattttaattaatttgagaAGAAAGCTAAATGGGGGATGATTTCATAATCATATTCCAGTGTATGACATACTAGacatataattaaatagcaacAGGGTTCATCGTTTTTTTGTTGTCAAATCACACATATATAATATTATCTTTAGAAATAGAAGCTGGGAGTAATATCATTTTTAGAGGTTTATATTTGTGAATCAGCCCAGAATAAATTTACCAAACCTTTTTTTGGTCTTAAACACACAAGTAAGactacatacacacaaatatagtcatacatgaataaataaaaatcagaaAATTTTAAACAggacaacaataataaaaactagaattagATCAAATCAGGGGATAAAATACGataacaataaatacataccatttttattaatttaagaAGACAGCTAAATTGGGAGATGATTTCATAATCaatttttctgtgtgtgaaaaactaaacaaataattaaatcacaACAGGgttcatcatttttgttttgtaaaattgCACATATATAATATTATCTTTAGAAATCGGAGCTGGGAATTATATGATTTTTAGAGGTTTACATTTGTGAATCAGCCCAGAATAAATTTACCAAACCTAATGACGACGTCCCGCCCACAGCGTGCCTTTGATTGGCTGAGGTTGACACATGAAGGCTGGTGATTGGTTGGCACTCAGGAAGTGTCTGCACCTCCTCTCATCGAACCTGTGTTTACATTTAGCGTGCGGGTTTTCAACATGTCCACTCTCCGCTTCGGGCAGCACCTCATCAAGGCCTCGGCTGTCTTCCTGCAGACGGAGCTCAGCTTCGCTCTGGTCAACCGGAAGCCCGTGGTGCCGGGACATGTGCTCGTGTGCCCCCTCCGCCCCGTGGAAAGGTTCCGGGACCTGCAGCCGGACGAGCTGGCGGATCTGTTCCGGACCACCCAGCTGGTGGGCGACCTGGTGGAGAAGCACTTCAGCGCCACCTCGCTCACCATCGCCCTCCAGGACGGACCCGAGGCCGGGCAGACCGTGAAGCACGTCCACGTACACGTCCTGCCCCGGCGGGAGGGCGACTTCCAGCGGAACGACAGCGTGTacgaggagctgcagagacacgacCGGGACAGCGAGGACGCGTCCTCCGGGTGGAGGTCCGAGGAGGAGATGGGTGCGGAGGCTGAGGTCCTGAGGAGACTCCTGCAGAGGACATGAAGTGACTGGGACCACAGGGACAGAAGTCCTCATGTTCACCTGGAACAATATGCACTAACAATATAAAGTCCTTTGTGTGTGTAGCAAGTTTCCTTTATTACCAGGCTTTTGaagttttattcaaagttcataATTGATAATTTCGTTTtttcagcaaatatctgttatTGTCACGAGTAAAAATCCAGATGAAGTTGAATTTCCTTACAAATATCCTTTGTCGTCAGGGATGTGAttacaaaaatctaaataaacaaaagaggTTATACTTTTTTACCCAGCAAATATTTCTTATTGTCATCCTTGTGACACAAAACCAATCAACAATTTCCATGTGTTTCTGTACAGTTGTTATTACTGACTTGATGATTTCTCCTGTTTTCTAGTTGAACCTTTAAGTGGCAATTTTAGCCTGACATTTCTGGTGGGGctattttgtatgacgtcatgtcaccgtcacagaAATAGAGGtcgctgattattataagcagtaggccagTGAAATATACCATGGGCTGcgttttgagtgccagcagggagcagaaatcctatttcaaatacatttcacaaagatg is part of the Limanda limanda chromosome 18, fLimLim1.1, whole genome shotgun sequence genome and encodes:
- the fhit gene encoding bis(5'-adenosyl)-triphosphatase is translated as MSTLRFGQHLIKASAVFLQTELSFALVNRKPVVPGHVLVCPLRPVERFRDLQPDELADLFRTTQLVGDLVEKHFSATSLTIALQDGPEAGQTVKHVHVHVLPRREGDFQRNDSVYEELQRHDRDSEDASSGWRSEEEMGAEAEVLRRLLQRT